The Cervus canadensis isolate Bull #8, Minnesota chromosome X, ASM1932006v1, whole genome shotgun sequence genome contains the following window.
gatgggaggggagtctgggggagaatggatacatgtgtatgtatggctgagtctctttgctgtccagctGAAACTGTTATTGATAggctataccccaatgcaaaataaaaagtcaataaaaaaaaatacctctgagcagaaaaaataaaatattgcagaGGGGTGATATTAGGGCCGCCCAGAGCAAGCTTGCACAAGGAGATGCTGCTTACCTGGAAGTTACCTTGGTGGGATTCAAAGAGCCCCAAGAAAGAGAACTTGGGATCAGGAACGCTGGGCATGAGAACCTTCTTAATCCTGAAATGGACATGGACAGTCTGGTCAGATGGGCTGGCACCCCCTGAGCAGAGCATCCATGTGGAAAGACCCCCCCATCAGGGGCCAAGGGCAGCTGCATATGGATCTCGGAGACTCAGCACCTTGGCGGAATTGCGTCCGCTTGAGAAAAAGCAGAGCCAGGAGactctctctgctctctcccaTCTGCCTGAAAGCAGAACATCAATTTCCCtcctgatcaaaaaaaaaaaaaagcaataattcCATTAATAAAAGTGCACCCTCCCCTGTAGCAGGAAATGGAGAATGAGTCATATCACACCAAGATGGTGTCAGGATGATTCCATTCAGACAACCTTCATCTCCCTGCAGTTGGTCTCACACATCTCTTAATCACGTCCCCACAATTTACGCCCATCCAGACTCCCTTTCCCCTTGTCTAGTGACTTCTCCACAGATTATTGCCCTTTGTTAAAATGCTATAAAAATCCCCAGATGAACTGCCTGGTTAGGCGTTCACTTGCTTCCTGTGAATGACTtatgcacttaaaaaaattacatcaaaaaagaatatatagacatATTCTTCTGTTACTGTCTTTGGTTGGTCAGTTTAATTTGCAGGCCCCCTAGGAACAGAAGCTAAGAGAGGTTCTCATCCGGTAGGATGCTAATCCGATGGGAGTGGGATCCTTATAATAAGAGGAGGTcaggacagacacacacacagagggaggaGCAGGTGAGGACTCGGAGGAGACGGCCGTCTACACGCctaggagagaggcctcaggagcaaccagccctgcccacaccagGACCTCAggctccagcctccaggactgggagaaataaatgtctgttgtttaagcccccaGAGTTTGGTCCCTTGTTATGGCAGCTCCAGGAAAATAATACAGTTGTTTAGACCACTCATTGTAACAGAAGCTTTCTTAAAGACAGGAGgagtggttttttttccccccaagaagTGTATTCCTCAGATTTCCCTTTGGGGTGATTTCAGTTTTGAATTAAAAACACCAGAccgaaacaaaacaacaacaaaagcaaaaaaaaaatcagacctgTCACTTGTCAACACCCCTATCTGATTGCTTCATCTCCTCCCGACTTCCTCTGTTCCCAATCACAGAATGATAAAGGTGGCCTGTGTCTGAGCTGGTGAAAGCGGGAAATCTAGACTGAAGAATTAATGGGCAATTTGCAAGAATTAAGAGAATTATCCCCATGCTGTATCCAACCACGATGGAATGTCCTTGAAACTGTCTAGCTCAGCCTGGCTCAGCCTGTCTAGCTCAGCCTGGCTCAGACCCAGCGTGAGTGGTCCAGAAAGGCACTCCATCTTTTTCTACGCATCACTCCCGTTGTTGACGTCaacctaaagaaataaagatggtGCCCCCAGTCCTGGGCATCAGCCCCTTCAAACATCATCAACAGTCAAATGCCTGGGCACAACTATGCTTGAAGAAAGCTGGAAATGGCAGCAGTTAAGTTACTGCCTGGAAGGATAACAGAGTGAACTATTTAATATCCTATTTCTGAAAGGCTTTCTATGGTTTCAAAGAATCATGTTTTGCTGTATCTGTAACTGGATTTACAAACCAGACAGGTTTTGCTTGTCCAGTTCTCCTCACATCACTCACCAAGTTGCCCAGTTTAATAAATATCCGTAAAAATTATAAGATGTCCTACATGCTTGTCATGCTAACATGATAGGAGGACAGAGCTCAGTGGGGTGTGCATTTGAAGCAAGGTAACGACAGTAAACTTGGACcaactattaaaaagcagagacgtcactttgctggcaaaggtccatatagtcagagctatgttttttcccagtaagtcatgtatagatgtgagaactggaaagtaaagaaggctgagtgctgaagaatagatgctttcaaactgtggtgttggagaagactcttgagaatccttggacagaaaggagatcaagtcaatcctaaaggaaatcagtcctgaatattcattggaagggctgatgctgaagctgaaactccaatactttggtcacctgatgtgaagagctgactcattggaaaagaccctgatgctgggatggattaaacgtgggagaaggggacgacagaggatgagatggttggatggcatcaccgactggatggacataagtttgagtaaactctgggagttggtgatgggcagggaggcctggcgtgctgcggtccatggggtcagacacaacttagtgattgaacagcaATAACACTCATAGGAATGAGCATTCCTGCATCTTATGGTCTTCACGAGAATATTTCTCAACAAGTTCTGCAGGTATCTCTGCACCTTTGGCACTATTTACCTCTCCGTTTTCTTGTCATATACCATATGCATCAGAGAGAAAGTGATATCCAGCTAAATAACCACACcacacaattatttttttctccaactcACTACATATGGGAACCAAGGCCCATGTGTCTGAGAATTCCGGCGGGGACATCCTTACCTGTGTAGTTTCCATagagacagaagcagaaggaAGACTGTCAGGAAGGCGACCATGCcagcaattaaaacaaatttggGGAAAAAGCTGTTTTCCCAGCACGAATCTAAAGGTAAACAGGATGAGGGCTGTTAGGCTTTCAACGTGATACTGGATTGCGCGCTAATCCCCCTccactgctgtttttctttccctcGAGAATTTTCAGGGTCGGCAGATCTTGATTTTGGTGTGAAACATCCTGGGAGGAGAGGTGGGTGTGCTGGAGAGGCAAAAGTCGGGCAGAAGGGAGCAAAGACTCACCTTACTGCCAGCGGTGTCTGAGGGTATCAGGGCTTGATTTGGTCTGTCTATCCGCCCATCTGTCTATCTGTCCAGCTGTCTATCTATCTGTGTCtctatccatctgtctgtctattcacctgtctgtccatctgtctgtctgtctctctaccTATCATCTACctgtctgtctatccatccatctatcatctatctatctgtctacctGGGACTTCCCCAcaggcccagtggtaaagaatccatctgccaatgcaggagacacaagagacctgagtttgatcccttggtcagaaagatccccctggaggaggacatggcaacccattccagccagcattcttgcctggaaaatcctgtgaatggaggagcctggcggactacagtccatggggtcacagagtcggacaccactgaaatGAATAAGTAGACATCCTCCTATCCATCATCTCTCTATTACCTATCTATTATCCATCTACTTGTCTATCACCTGTCATGCATCTTTGTCGATCTATATACCTCATCCGTCTGTCTCTGCCATCTGTCTAGCATCAACTTATCTACACCTGcttcctaagtcgcttcagtcatgtccgactccttgtgatcccatggactgcagccctccaggctcctctgtccatgggattctccaggcaagaatactggagtgggttgccgtgccctcctccaggggatcttccggacccaggaatcgaacccaggtctcttgttcTTCTGCactgcatattctttaccactaagccatggAGGAAGCCCCGAAGTATCTACGTCTATAATCTATCATCATCTACCATCTATCCATTAAGCATCTATCATCTAATAGCCATTtatcatctatttatctataGCTCTATCTACGTCTCTATACCCATATCCACAGAAcgacattcagtcatgtccaactctttgcaaccccagggactatacagtccatggaattatgtGAGCCAGgactctggagtgggtagccttttccttctccaggggaatcttcccaacccagggatctaacccagatctcccgccttgcatgtagattctttaccagctgagccaccagggaagcccgacaaCATTCATAAATAACACTTATCACTCTTGCTGGGTccacagaaataaaagtgaagCTGAGTCCGATGACAACGGCCACAGGAGGAGGCATTGCTTCCACAGTGACCTCCGCAGAAGGCCTGGGGGCCATCCGCGTTTTCAGGCGCCCCGCTCCGCCCTCCCCGCACATAGCCCGCTAGCCTGTATCGGGCAGCGACGCTGCGTGACAAGCGTTACCTCGCAGCACGCCCCTCTGTTGGTGCGTCACCTCTGACCAGTCACTGGGGTACGTTTCTGAGCCGTAGGCAAACTCCAGAGCTTTCACCCTGGCCCGGAAGGAGTAACACTTCTCAGCATCCAGACCGTTGATGGTGACGTTGCAGGTTTCTGCCTCTGCGGACTGGAGCGGACAAAATGCACAAGGTGACCCCTGGCTGACGCTTTACCCTGACGCGTTCATTTGTGCCAGAGGTTTTGCACCAGATTCCTGCTTCCAGGGCTTCCTTCTCCTGTTTCACTTCTCTCTGGGCAGGTGTTCATCctcaaaacaacagcaaaacaaaacaaaaaaaaatgcagagacagctctgcccttccctccacaaaggaaataaatccaCCATAACAAATATGATGAGAGATGCTTTTGAAGACTTTCTAAGGTCTTCCTTTTtacaaaagcaattaaaaaaaaaaacaatgtatatatttatttggctacatcagaATTCAATTgcaacacgtgggatcttcattaCAGAACACGGGCTCAGTCATAGCCTCCCAGGCTGAGTTTCCCTGACGCACGTGGAATCCTGggttcccggatcagggatggaacacacCCACGTGGcctgctttgcaaggcagattcctagcCACGGGACCGccagggaaagtgaaaaagaaaagtgttagccgctcagtcgtgcccgactctctgcgaccccgtggactgcagcctgccaggctcctctgtctatgggattctccaggcgagaaaactggagtgggtttgccatgccttcctccagggggtcttcccgacgcagggatcgaacccgggtgtcctgcattgcaggcggatcgtGTAGAgtctgagccagcggggaagcccaCAGTCACGTGAGCAAGTGCATAGAACAAGTCTGGATATCTGTGTCTCTCAGTCTCTCCATCCCGGGGGATGCCTACTCACCCCCGACCCGAGACGATGTCCCCTCACCTGCCACTCGGAGTCAAAGATGGTCTTGTGCTGGATTTCATACTGGAGATCGTTGTATCCCAGGTTGGAGCAGGTCACCATCATGGCTTCCTCCCGCCACTGGAAGCTCAGGTCGTCGGGGGATCTGGGTTTCACTTAGAACAAGAAAGAGCACGGTGAATAACACCTCTGCGAAGACAAACATGGCCCATCTCTGAACCCGCAGCAGTCCCTGGGCTTCGATTCACTCTCCTCTCCGCCTGCTCCCCATCCTTTCCCGAATACTTCACGGGACGTGAGGTTTCCTCGTCTTTAGCGCATGGACAGTCAGAAGGGTTAGCCAGCTCTCCAAGGACCCGtggcggtgggggggtgggtcTCGTGGAAAGGAGCTCCCCCTGAAATGGGTCGAGAAAGTTTTCGGGAAGTGTCATGAAACGAATTGTGTTCCCACCAGAAAAAGACCGCCTTGAACTCCTGGCGCCTAGCCCTTCACGATCTCTGGAAAGAGGATCATTACAGAGGTAACCATTTAAGACAAGATGAGGTTGTGGAGACTGTGAAATTGAACCACGTCAGTTAGACAGAGAGGCAAAAACATCCTATGACATCCGTTatgtgcagaatctaaaaagacatgatacaaatgaatgtagttacaaaacagaaagagacagtcttagagaacgaacttatggtcaccaaggtggaaggatgggggaagggatagtcggggagtctgggatggacatggacacatgGCTGTATTtcacatggagaaccagcaaggacctgctggacagcacagggaactctgctcaatactctgtaataatctGATGGtgcccagggggaaggatggggggagggatatttagggagtttgggatggacatggacacactgctgtatttatcatggagaaccagcaaggacctgctggacagcacagggaagtctgctcaatactctgtaataacctgatgGTCACCAAGGTggaaggatggggagagggatggtcagggagtctgggatggacacggacacactgctgtatttaacacggagaaccagcaaggacctgctgggcagcacagggaagtctgctcaatgtcacgaggcagcctggatgggaggggagtttgggggagaatggatacgtgtgtatGCATgcctgagttcctttgctgtccacctaaaaccatcacaacattgttaattggctaagttgttgttgtttagtcggaaagtcatgtgtgactctttgcgaccctatggactgcagcctcctctgtccatgggattctccaggcaagaatactggagcgggttgccatttcctcctccaggggaatcttcccgacccaaaggTCGAACCTCTCATTGGATTCTAACATGGACCTCTGACATTCCAACCatcaacaagaaagaaagaaaggatcatAATGtcacagaaatgtagatcaaaacAGGAATCTTTGGAGAGACTGGTTCACTCCATTTGTACAATGGTACCTAACCCAAGATGCACAGTCAGCCTTCAAGGTACTTAATACGTACAGTAAGCGCTAATCTCTAGGCCCTTGGTGAGGAGAGGCTCTGTTCCATTCCGGATGGAAAAATACAGAGGTCCATCTCCTTGCACATCCAGGAGGCACCCGGCCCTGTAACCTTGTTGAAGGACGTAGCGGGAGCACGGTCTGTATTCCTCCTTTGTCTtgaatctgtaattttaaaaagagaatcactcagtcatgtagcGCCGTTGGGAATACCGtcctagggctttcctggtggctcagtggtaaggatccgcctgccgatgcaggagactcgggttcgacccCTCGGCCGGGAGGACTGCACGAGTTGCGGAGTAGCTAAGCCCGTGAACTGTAACGACGGACCCtacgctctagagcctgcaagctgcgACTGGTGAGGCCCGTGCACCCTAGAGTGTGTGATCCACGATAGGAGAAGGTCGCCCACGACCTAGACGGTCACCCAGCTAGAGACAAGACCACACAGCCCCAAAGCCCCAGCGCAGCCAAAGGTCACAGACGccaataaagtgaaaaatacacGGCATCTCGAGGGCCGTTCCTCTGTCCCGCGTCTCTGCCACGGACTCAGATCGGGTGCCGGGCCGTCTGCCTGGATGACCTCCCTCCCCTTGCGACTACAGCAGGACAGAAACAGGTCAAAACAGAAAAGGGCCCCCCTCTCTCTCAAATGTTGATACCCCTTCGAGAGATCCCACAGGGGGTTGAACGGCGGCTCTGTAAATGGCATGCCTACCCGCTAACCCAGAACCTGGGAACAAGACCTTATTAAGAAGCGGGGTCTCTGCGGCTGCGATGGAGTGAAGGGTCTGAGATGAGGGTTCTTCTGGACGGGGGTGGCCCTCAACCCAGGGACGGGGTCCTCATAAGACACAGAAGGGGAGAGACAtagacacagaggagaagccacgtggagacagaggcagagatgggagggaggcggccaccagcccagggacggacgcctggagcccccagaagctggaagaggcgggaaggaccctcccctggagcctctgcagggagcccagccctgggACCCCTTGACCTCAGATGTCTGGTTCTCAGGACTGGGTGAagatacattttgttttttctgttgttcCAAGTTACCCAGCTTGTTGCAGTTTGTTGAGACCATCTAGGATACTATTAACAGTATCAATAATAATCATTGTTGTCACATATCAATATCATGAGCAATCAATAAATAGGGATCAATAAACAATTGACCTCCAGAGCAACCAAGCCCTTGATTCAAGGATGCACTTTTAATACGGATGTGCCGAAATGGGATAAAcctttgagagtctcctggagtGTTAACGGGAAGCCTAGAGATGGGTTTACGCTCCATCCTTAAGCCCTCAACCCCAATCTGCGATGAGATCAAGAATTATCTCCTGTATGACAGAACAAACAGCtgctcaggaagaaaaaaaaaaatgaaataaaatgaagctaTCTGGGAGACCACTTATACCATCCGGCACTTTTTTCTTTGCCCCATGAGTCTTATTTTCCTAACAAGTTCATCTTAAAAATTTCCCTCTTCTGTTCGCCTTCCCGCCTATCTTGTGTTTTATCAGGTGGCCACGACTCAAGCCCTCTCAGAACACCCCACTCTTTACAGAACTGAGACCAAATTCGTTGGAGAAAAACACCCTGCCTCCCACGTGGCCGCTCAGGTCATTGAGTCAGGCAAGGCAGAGCACCCTGAGAAAGGGGGAAACGGGTTTTTTTTGGAAGGCGGCCCCTGGTGAGCAGGGAATGTAGCTGAAAGCAACAGAGACGCAGGCAGAGGCAGCTGCTGGGACATTGCAGA
Protein-coding sequences here:
- the CRLF2 gene encoding cytokine receptor-like factor 2 isoform X1, which encodes MRRVFLPWAAATVFLLGHANASGKTKPGSALELQVINFNFETVQVTWNTNAYSGINFTFIYKFKTKEEYRPCSRYVLQQGYRAGCLLDVQGDGPLYFSIRNGTEPLLTKGLEISAYLKPRSPDDLSFQWREEAMMVTCSNLGYNDLQYEIQHKTIFDSEWQSAEAETCNVTINGLDAEKCYSFRARVKALEFAYGSETYPSDWSEVTHQQRGVLRDSCWENSFFPKFVLIAGMVAFLTVFLLLLSLWKLHRIKKVLMPSVPDPKFSFLGLFESHQGNFQEWIKDTQNVAPLNKMEDGELECAPEDAVVVQPAEAETPKTVVMASSLYPQTGEEEAAGDSGQLPREQPQGRGVISLGDFTFVMSDNSYMML
- the CRLF2 gene encoding cytokine receptor-like factor 2 isoform X2, with protein sequence MHTLGSTSRSFTMKPRSPDDLSFQWREEAMMVTCSNLGYNDLQYEIQHKTIFDSEWQSAEAETCNVTINGLDAEKCYSFRARVKALEFAYGSETYPSDWSEVTHQQRGVLRDSCWENSFFPKFVLIAGMVAFLTVFLLLLSLWKLHRIKKVLMPSVPDPKFSFLGLFESHQGNFQEWIKDTQNVAPLNKMEDGELECAPEDAVVVQPAEAETPKTVVMASSLYPQTGEEEAAGDSGQLPREQPQGRGVISLGDFTFVMSDNSYMML